One stretch of Cellulomonas wangsupingiae DNA includes these proteins:
- a CDS encoding winged helix-turn-helix transcriptional regulator, whose translation MAARDYGQHCGVTRALELVGERWALLIVRDLLVGPRRYGELAAGLPRIPSNVLATRLKELQEAGILRRAPRSRVIVYELTPYGRELEPVVLAMGAWGFRALGEPRDEQVLTPDALTMTLRTTFRPEVAAALPATAYAARVGHAGLLIHVHGPSLAVTRGDGDADLAFTAGPGIHRVIAGELAPDDAITSGAVEVLHGRADLFGRFAATFHLAA comes from the coding sequence ATGGCCGCACGCGACTACGGGCAGCACTGCGGGGTCACCCGTGCCCTGGAGCTGGTCGGCGAACGGTGGGCGCTGCTCATCGTCCGCGACCTGCTCGTCGGGCCGCGGCGCTACGGCGAGCTCGCCGCCGGCCTCCCCCGGATCCCCAGCAACGTCCTGGCGACGCGGCTCAAGGAGCTCCAGGAGGCGGGCATCCTGCGCCGGGCGCCGCGCTCCCGCGTCATCGTCTACGAGCTGACGCCGTACGGACGCGAGCTCGAGCCCGTCGTGCTGGCCATGGGCGCGTGGGGCTTCCGGGCCCTGGGCGAGCCGCGCGACGAGCAGGTCCTCACCCCGGACGCCCTGACCATGACGCTGCGCACCACCTTCCGGCCCGAGGTCGCGGCCGCGCTGCCCGCGACGGCCTACGCGGCGCGGGTCGGCCACGCCGGCCTCCTCATCCACGTCCACGGCCCCTCCCTCGCCGTGACGCGCGGCGACGGGGACGCGGACCTCGCCTTCACGGCCGGCCCCGGCATCCACCGGGTGATCGCCGGCGAGCTCGCCCCGGACGACGCGATCACCAGCGGCGCGGTCGAGGTGCTGCACGGCCGCGCCGACCTGTTCGGCCGCTTCGCGGCCACGTTCCACCTGGCGGCGTGA
- a CDS encoding VOC family protein, translating to MTTMFVNLPVTDLDRAKAFYTALGFSINPLFTDHNAACVVVEEGHSAFMILTREYFQAFSDRPVGDPTQTVSATTAVFLDDREAVDAAITRGIAAGGVEERPAADYGFMYQRQLTDPDGNVLELGWMDPVAAEHGPDAVVNQQA from the coding sequence ATGACCACCATGTTCGTCAACCTGCCCGTGACCGACCTGGACCGCGCGAAGGCGTTCTACACAGCGCTCGGCTTCAGCATCAACCCGCTGTTCACGGACCACAACGCTGCCTGCGTCGTCGTGGAGGAGGGCCACAGCGCGTTCATGATCCTGACGCGTGAGTACTTCCAGGCCTTCTCCGACCGGCCGGTCGGCGACCCCACGCAGACCGTCTCGGCGACGACCGCCGTCTTCCTCGACGACCGCGAGGCCGTGGACGCGGCCATCACCCGGGGCATCGCCGCCGGCGGCGTGGAGGAGCGTCCGGCCGCCGACTACGGCTTCATGTACCAGCGCCAGCTCACCGACCCCGACGGCAACGTCCTCGAGCTCGGCTGGATGGACCCGGTCGCCGCCGAGCACGGCCCGGACGCCGTCGTGAACCAGCAGGCCTGA
- the lgt gene encoding prolipoprotein diacylglyceryl transferase, translating into MIHASGAVAPLSIPSPDPSWDGFSIGPLTVHTYALCLMAGIAAAVWLTSRRLTARGGPQDAALDIAFWAVPCGIVGARIYHVLTHLGDYVGPGRDLVHVLYVWEGGIAILGALIGGAVGAAIGCRRVGVRLWSFADTLAPAMLLAQAIGRLGNWFNHELFGSATTLPWGLEIPASNPAFPDGLPAGTLFHPLFLYEMTWNLLGMALILLLERRVALRWGTAFGTYLVWYGAGRMWLELLRIDPTSVTPLGLPANVWGALAAVLIGVTIIVVQRRRHPEPETSVLRPGHGSGAASEPTAAGADAGATDSPGESDLGPREHPGRTSPTP; encoded by the coding sequence GTGATCCACGCATCCGGTGCCGTCGCGCCCCTGTCGATCCCCAGCCCCGACCCGTCGTGGGACGGGTTCTCGATCGGGCCCCTGACGGTCCACACCTACGCGCTGTGCCTGATGGCCGGGATCGCGGCGGCGGTGTGGCTGACGTCGCGGCGGCTGACGGCCCGCGGCGGCCCTCAGGACGCGGCCCTCGACATCGCGTTCTGGGCGGTGCCGTGCGGCATCGTGGGCGCCCGGATCTACCACGTGCTCACGCACCTCGGGGACTACGTCGGGCCCGGCCGCGACCTGGTGCACGTCCTCTACGTGTGGGAGGGCGGCATCGCGATCCTGGGTGCGCTCATCGGCGGGGCGGTCGGCGCCGCCATCGGGTGCCGCCGCGTCGGGGTGCGTCTGTGGTCGTTCGCCGACACGCTCGCACCCGCGATGCTGCTGGCGCAGGCCATCGGGCGGCTCGGCAACTGGTTCAACCACGAGCTGTTCGGCAGCGCCACCACGCTGCCGTGGGGCCTGGAGATCCCGGCGAGCAACCCCGCCTTCCCCGACGGCCTGCCGGCCGGGACGCTGTTCCACCCGCTCTTCCTGTACGAGATGACGTGGAACCTGCTCGGCATGGCCCTGATCCTGCTGCTGGAGCGCCGGGTGGCACTGCGGTGGGGCACCGCGTTCGGCACCTACCTGGTCTGGTACGGCGCGGGCCGGATGTGGCTCGAGCTGCTGCGGATCGACCCCACGAGCGTGACGCCACTGGGGCTTCCCGCCAACGTGTGGGGCGCGCTGGCCGCCGTCCTGATCGGGGTGACGATCATCGTGGTGCAGCGACGCCGCCACCCCGAGCCGGAGACGTCGGTGCTGCGCCCCGGCCACGGTTCCGGCGCGGCCTCGGAGCCGACGGCGGCAGGAGCGGACGCCGGCGCGACGGACTCGCCGGGAGAGTCCGACCTCGGCCCCCGCGAGCACCCCGGGCGGACCTCCCCCACCCCTTGA
- a CDS encoding MarR family winged helix-turn-helix transcriptional regulator — MEADRGTLLIDLVRVETTLYNLVDGRLKDAGGLTLPQLELLSVIRDVPGCRVVDVARSISLTVGAASKAVDRLEEQGWCRRAADRRDGRSSTLTLTPHGSAAVDRAAAVFDAATRDIIGPLLPAVDAQRLAELLATLRAALQPSVDPRAGVPHREIAEA; from the coding sequence GTGGAGGCCGACCGGGGCACGCTGCTCATCGACCTCGTCCGCGTCGAGACGACCCTCTACAACCTCGTCGACGGACGGCTCAAGGACGCCGGCGGCCTCACGCTGCCGCAGCTCGAGCTGCTGAGCGTCATCCGGGACGTCCCGGGCTGCCGGGTGGTGGACGTCGCGAGGTCGATCTCGCTCACGGTCGGCGCGGCGAGCAAGGCCGTCGACCGGCTGGAGGAGCAGGGCTGGTGCCGGCGCGCGGCGGATCGCCGCGACGGGCGCTCGTCGACGCTGACGCTCACACCCCACGGCTCGGCGGCGGTCGACCGCGCCGCCGCTGTGTTCGACGCCGCCACGCGCGACATCATCGGCCCGCTGCTCCCGGCGGTGGACGCGCAGCGCCTGGCCGAGCTGCTCGCGACCCTGAGGGCGGCGCTCCAGCCCTCCGTGGACCCCCGTGCCGGGGTCCCCCACCGCGAGATCGCGGAGGCCTGA
- a CDS encoding alpha/beta hydrolase, with translation MSHDQLVAIDQELRSGGGGQAALADQRAGYEQFCARPAEPDVTVTDVLLGGVPALRVEPPTTTAGTLLHLHGGGYVIGSARSGLALAGALARRAGASAHSLGYRLAPEHPFPAAVHDGLAAYRALLDAGWTADRIALTGDSAGAGLAIATLVAARDAGLPQPAAVVAMSPWVDLTLTGDTLRTHEAMDAIFDAADIAGYAALYLGDADPAHPAASPLLADLRGLPPLLVQVGTNEVLLDDATRLVARAAAAHVDVTLEVVAGAPHVFQNFAGRLDEADRALDRAGRFLADHLGR, from the coding sequence ATGTCACACGACCAGCTCGTCGCCATCGACCAGGAGCTGCGCAGCGGGGGCGGAGGGCAGGCGGCTCTCGCCGACCAGCGCGCCGGGTACGAGCAGTTCTGCGCACGGCCGGCCGAGCCCGACGTCACCGTGACGGACGTCCTGCTCGGCGGCGTCCCCGCGCTGCGGGTCGAGCCGCCCACCACGACCGCCGGCACGCTGCTGCACCTGCACGGCGGCGGGTACGTCATCGGCTCAGCGCGCTCCGGGCTCGCCCTGGCCGGCGCACTCGCCCGGCGCGCCGGGGCGAGCGCCCACTCGCTGGGCTACCGCCTCGCACCCGAGCACCCCTTCCCGGCAGCCGTCCACGACGGCCTCGCCGCGTACCGGGCGCTGCTCGACGCCGGGTGGACCGCCGACCGGATCGCCCTGACGGGGGACTCCGCCGGCGCGGGACTGGCCATCGCGACGCTCGTCGCTGCCCGGGACGCCGGCCTGCCGCAGCCGGCCGCCGTCGTGGCGATGTCGCCGTGGGTCGACCTGACGCTGACGGGCGACACCCTGCGCACCCACGAGGCGATGGACGCCATCTTCGACGCCGCCGACATCGCCGGGTACGCGGCCCTGTACCTCGGGGACGCCGATCCCGCCCACCCCGCCGCGAGCCCTCTGCTCGCGGACCTGCGCGGCCTGCCGCCGCTGCTGGTCCAGGTGGGGACGAACGAGGTGCTGCTCGACGACGCCACGCGCCTGGTCGCACGCGCCGCCGCGGCCCACGTGGACGTCACGCTCGAGGTCGTCGCCGGTGCGCCTCACGTGTTCCAGAACTTCGCCGGACGGCTCGACGAGGCCGACCGTGCGCTGGACCGGGCCGGCCGCTTCCTGGCCGACCACCTGGGGCGGTGA
- a CDS encoding histidine phosphatase family protein, whose product MRHHDGVTGSETRLDVAVRAYRAMTELLGRDDDELVVVTHGFTAGMVVAAWIGMPLEAAGHVAFPVPSGSITTLREDGYFHNRGVVTVGDVAHLR is encoded by the coding sequence ATGCGGCACCACGACGGGGTGACGGGCTCCGAGACCCGGCTCGACGTCGCCGTCCGCGCCTACCGGGCCATGACCGAGCTGCTGGGACGGGACGACGACGAGCTCGTCGTCGTCACCCACGGGTTCACCGCCGGCATGGTCGTCGCCGCGTGGATCGGCATGCCGCTCGAGGCCGCCGGCCACGTCGCGTTCCCCGTCCCCTCGGGGAGCATCACGACCCTGCGCGAGGACGGGTACTTCCACAACCGGGGTGTCGTCACCGTCGGCGACGTCGCCCACCTGCGCTGA
- a CDS encoding histidine phosphatase family protein, translating to MDAPPPSFPPPPVPGRVPPRERTVTVVTHPEATHHVEGLVGGQFDSALTPRGERQAAAIAAALHARIDGSARVGLVASDLRRTRRTAEIIGAVLGVEAALDPRLREKSYGEAGGRPQAWLDARLVPPPGGR from the coding sequence GTGGACGCCCCGCCGCCGAGCTTCCCGCCGCCCCCCGTCCCCGGCCGGGTGCCGCCGCGCGAGCGCACCGTCACCGTCGTGACGCACCCCGAGGCGACCCACCACGTCGAGGGCCTGGTCGGCGGCCAGTTCGACTCGGCCCTGACGCCGCGCGGGGAACGTCAGGCCGCGGCGATCGCCGCGGCGCTCCACGCCCGCATCGACGGGTCGGCCCGGGTCGGGCTCGTGGCGTCGGACCTGCGCCGGACCCGCCGGACGGCCGAGATCATCGGCGCGGTCCTGGGCGTGGAGGCCGCACTCGACCCGCGGCTGCGGGAGAAGTCGTACGGCGAGGCGGGCGGGCGTCCGCAGGCGTGGCTCGACGCCCGCTTGGTGCCGCCCCCGGGCGGTCGGTGA
- a CDS encoding DUF427 domain-containing protein, translated as MSGTWRPRTAPPGGRRAVEPGPGQESVWDYPRPPRVEPSTAHVVVVLGETVVADTRRSLRVLETSHPPTYYLPPEDVATGVLREVPGASSWCEFKGRARYWDVVGRDASGREVRAHRAAWAYPEPSPGYEALAGYVALYPGRMTRCTVDGEVVEAQEGDFYGGWRTSRVVGPFKGADGTRGW; from the coding sequence GTGAGCGGCACCTGGCGCCCCCGCACCGCGCCGCCGGGTGGGCGACGGGCCGTCGAGCCCGGGCCCGGCCAGGAGTCGGTGTGGGACTACCCGCGTCCGCCGCGCGTCGAGCCGAGCACCGCCCACGTCGTCGTCGTGCTCGGCGAGACCGTGGTCGCGGACACCCGCCGCAGCCTGCGCGTCCTGGAGACCTCGCACCCGCCGACGTACTACCTGCCGCCCGAGGACGTGGCCACCGGCGTGCTCCGGGAGGTGCCGGGCGCGTCGTCGTGGTGCGAGTTCAAGGGCCGCGCCCGGTACTGGGACGTCGTCGGACGCGACGCGTCGGGCCGCGAGGTGCGGGCGCACCGGGCAGCCTGGGCGTATCCCGAGCCGAGCCCCGGGTACGAGGCCCTGGCGGGGTACGTCGCGCTCTACCCGGGGCGCATGACGCGGTGCACGGTCGACGGCGAGGTCGTCGAGGCGCAGGAGGGCGACTTCTACGGCGGCTGGCGCACGAGCCGCGTCGTGGGGCCGTTCAAGGGCGCCGACGGCACGCGGGGCTGGTGA
- a CDS encoding DUF1905 domain-containing protein, whose protein sequence is MELRFVGEVVWWRGPTPYHFVALPEPQAARLRVVSSRVTYGWGCIPATVTLGATTFTTSIFPKDGGFMVPMKVAARRAEGVELGDDVTLVVVVEDPDDPEHDAADEVAPAARRVPAHDPADDDDYYDPAADDGRAAGRGWEPSASGDPR, encoded by the coding sequence GTGGAGCTGCGATTCGTCGGCGAGGTGGTGTGGTGGCGCGGTCCGACGCCGTACCACTTCGTCGCGCTGCCGGAGCCGCAGGCCGCGCGGCTGCGCGTCGTCTCCTCGCGCGTGACCTACGGCTGGGGCTGCATCCCGGCGACCGTGACCCTGGGGGCGACGACGTTCACGACGTCGATCTTCCCCAAGGACGGCGGCTTCATGGTGCCGATGAAGGTCGCCGCCCGCCGGGCGGAGGGCGTCGAGCTGGGCGACGACGTCACGCTCGTGGTCGTCGTCGAGGACCCCGACGACCCCGAGCACGACGCCGCGGACGAGGTCGCGCCGGCGGCCCGCCGGGTCCCCGCGCACGACCCGGCGGACGACGACGACTACTACGACCCGGCAGCGGACGACGGACGAGCCGCCGGGCGCGGGTGGGAGCCGAGCGCCTCGGGGGATCCCCGGTGA
- a CDS encoding sensor histidine kinase translates to MTGRPAAYRRRPTDVVPLAVWALSVALVSASVVLNQADPAAARGVPGFGQAAWWWAVAVMALQAGALARWGDHPRAALLAVAAGVPALFVLGDAIGSGLLVVMVAAYRAVLARPARRLLPSLLGAAVLVALGVTASVVRTGAEGWIVLIGGPLQALAAVGLPAVLGSVLASRRDALDALAATAQAQHRERDALVQVAVERERTAMARELHDIAAHHLSGIAVMTGAIGRQIDVDPEGAKVAVAQVREQSTAMLRDLRNLVVLLRDVDTPPEPGGQVRMETLAGIDDLVARAEESGARVALEKVGPVAQVAASGAVGPLAQLAAYRVVQEALANAARHAPGAPCEVRLDAGEEGRVEVVVRNSRPDPGEVPGHHDPGYGLVGMHERAELTGASLRYGRTLDGGWQVTLSVPTAAGPSTSEGQDR, encoded by the coding sequence GTGACCGGGCGTCCCGCTGCGTACCGCCGCCGGCCGACGGACGTCGTGCCCCTGGCGGTCTGGGCGCTGTCCGTCGCGCTGGTCTCGGCCTCCGTGGTCCTCAACCAGGCCGACCCGGCGGCGGCGCGCGGCGTCCCGGGGTTCGGTCAGGCCGCGTGGTGGTGGGCGGTCGCGGTGATGGCGCTGCAGGCGGGCGCGCTGGCCCGGTGGGGCGACCACCCGCGCGCCGCCCTGCTCGCCGTCGCCGCCGGGGTGCCCGCGCTGTTCGTGCTGGGCGACGCCATCGGCTCCGGGCTGCTGGTCGTGATGGTCGCGGCGTACCGGGCGGTGCTCGCCCGGCCCGCGCGGCGCCTCCTGCCCAGTCTGCTGGGCGCCGCGGTGCTGGTCGCCCTGGGCGTGACCGCGTCCGTGGTCCGCACCGGGGCCGAGGGCTGGATCGTCCTCATCGGAGGACCGTTGCAGGCCCTGGCGGCCGTCGGCCTGCCGGCGGTGCTCGGCAGCGTCCTCGCGTCCCGGCGGGACGCCCTCGACGCGCTGGCCGCCACCGCGCAGGCGCAGCACCGCGAGCGTGACGCCCTCGTGCAGGTGGCCGTCGAACGGGAGCGGACGGCGATGGCGCGCGAGCTGCACGACATCGCGGCCCACCACCTGTCGGGCATCGCCGTGATGACGGGGGCGATCGGGCGGCAGATCGACGTGGACCCGGAGGGCGCGAAGGTCGCGGTCGCGCAGGTGCGCGAGCAGAGCACGGCGATGCTGCGGGACCTGCGCAACCTCGTGGTGCTGCTGCGGGACGTCGACACCCCGCCCGAGCCCGGCGGTCAGGTGCGGATGGAGACGCTGGCGGGGATCGACGACCTCGTCGCGCGGGCCGAGGAGTCCGGGGCGCGGGTCGCGCTGGAGAAGGTCGGTCCGGTGGCGCAGGTCGCGGCCTCCGGTGCGGTCGGCCCGCTGGCGCAGCTCGCGGCGTACCGCGTGGTGCAGGAGGCGCTGGCCAACGCCGCCCGGCACGCGCCCGGTGCGCCGTGCGAGGTCCGCCTGGACGCGGGCGAGGAGGGCCGCGTCGAGGTCGTCGTCCGCAACTCCCGGCCCGACCCGGGAGAGGTGCCCGGGCACCACGACCCCGGCTACGGTCTGGTCGGGATGCACGAGCGCGCCGAGCTGACCGGCGCGTCCTTGCGGTACGGGCGGACCCTGGACGGTGGTTGGCAGGTCACCCTGTCGGTCCCCACGGCGGCCGGGCCGTCGACGAGCGAAGGGCAGGACCGATGA
- a CDS encoding response regulator encodes MSEAASPTVRVVVADDQPLVRAGLATVLATEPGIEVVGQAADGAQAVDLALALRPDVVCMDIRMPGKDGITATRELCGPDVADPIPVLVLTTFDVDEYLFGALEAGASGFLLKDAEPATLVEAVRTIAAGHGMLANGLTRRVLREVVTRRRTQPVTAARASELLTPRELDIVLLLAQGMSNEEIARELYLEVSTVKSHLARVMPKLGVKSRLQAVVWAYQNGIVDVAG; translated from the coding sequence ATGAGCGAGGCTGCGTCCCCGACCGTCCGGGTCGTGGTGGCCGACGACCAGCCGCTCGTGCGCGCCGGCCTGGCCACGGTGCTGGCGACCGAGCCGGGGATCGAGGTCGTCGGGCAGGCCGCCGACGGCGCGCAGGCGGTGGACCTGGCGCTCGCGCTGCGCCCGGACGTCGTGTGCATGGACATCCGGATGCCCGGCAAGGACGGCATCACCGCGACGCGCGAGCTGTGCGGCCCCGACGTCGCCGACCCGATCCCCGTCCTGGTGCTGACCACGTTCGACGTCGACGAGTACCTGTTCGGCGCGCTCGAGGCGGGCGCCTCGGGGTTCCTGCTCAAGGACGCCGAGCCGGCGACGCTCGTCGAGGCGGTCCGCACGATCGCCGCCGGCCACGGCATGCTCGCCAACGGCCTGACCCGGCGCGTGCTGCGTGAGGTCGTCACGCGTCGCCGGACCCAGCCGGTGACCGCGGCCCGCGCCAGCGAGCTGCTGACCCCGCGGGAGCTGGACATCGTCCTGCTGCTGGCGCAGGGCATGTCGAACGAGGAGATCGCCCGCGAGCTGTACCTCGAGGTGTCGACGGTGAAGTCGCACCTGGCCCGGGTGATGCCGAAGCTGGGCGTGAAGTCACGCCTGCAGGCGGTGGTGTGGGCGTACCAGAACGGCATCGTGGACGTCGCGGGCTGA
- the bsh gene encoding choloylglycine hydrolase, with protein sequence MCTGIRFSDGSGHLYLARNLDWTSGYGERVVVTPTGFTPTSPFGAVPSIRHATIGMGIVEEGTPLYFDCGNDAGLAVAGLNFPGYAQYATGPVEGATNVAAYEFPLWVASQFSSVDEVEQALANVAIVDKPINEKYPSSLLHWIIGDATRAIVVEYTADGMHVFDDDVDVLANQPGFAWHHENLRNYLNTEPDFPQETVLGRAKLSPFGSGSHMRGIPGDYYSPSRFVRAAYVNEHYPTKTTEEENVSRAFHTLQQVAMVDGCAAMSSGEFEKTIYTGLFSGATGTYYWNTYEDPSVRSVRLADHSPDGAELVVV encoded by the coding sequence ATGTGCACAGGAATCAGGTTCTCGGACGGTAGCGGCCACCTCTATCTCGCGCGCAACCTCGACTGGACCAGCGGGTACGGCGAACGCGTCGTGGTGACGCCGACCGGGTTCACCCCGACGTCGCCGTTCGGCGCGGTGCCGAGCATCCGGCACGCGACGATCGGCATGGGGATCGTCGAGGAGGGCACGCCGCTGTACTTCGACTGCGGGAACGACGCGGGTCTCGCCGTGGCGGGCCTCAACTTCCCCGGCTACGCGCAGTACGCGACGGGCCCCGTCGAGGGGGCGACGAACGTCGCGGCCTACGAGTTCCCGCTGTGGGTGGCCTCGCAGTTCTCGAGCGTCGACGAGGTGGAGCAGGCGCTCGCGAACGTGGCGATCGTCGACAAGCCGATCAACGAGAAGTACCCGAGCTCGCTGCTGCACTGGATCATCGGTGACGCGACGCGCGCCATCGTCGTGGAGTACACGGCCGACGGCATGCACGTCTTCGACGACGACGTCGACGTGCTCGCGAACCAGCCGGGCTTCGCCTGGCACCACGAGAACCTGCGCAACTACCTCAACACCGAGCCGGACTTCCCGCAGGAGACCGTGCTGGGCCGGGCGAAGCTGTCCCCGTTCGGCTCCGGCTCGCACATGCGGGGGATCCCCGGGGACTACTACTCGCCGTCCCGGTTCGTCCGTGCCGCCTACGTCAACGAGCACTACCCCACCAAGACGACCGAGGAGGAGAACGTCAGCCGCGCGTTCCACACGCTGCAGCAGGTCGCGATGGTGGACGGCTGCGCCGCGATGAGCTCGGGGGAGTTCGAGAAGACGATCTACACGGGGCTCTTCTCCGGTGCGACGGGGACGTACTACTGGAACACCTACGAGGACCCGTCGGTCCGCAGCGTCCGGCTCGCGGACCACTCGCCCGACGGTGCGGAGCTCGTCGTGGTGTAG
- a CDS encoding CPBP family intramembrane glutamic endopeptidase: MITVTPQVPAPAERGGVLDVVRRRPLTAFVVLALAASWLAWIPLILSPYGLGIWDIQVPGGTGGYQLFLMLPGAYLGPIGAALFVTAVTDGRAGVRAWVRRLFKFKVNWRWYAGIFLGTPAAVLLSSYLFSAGDVQAPPMENLIKYLPMILMQMVTTGLAEEPGWRDFALPRAQRLVGPLRAAAGIGVLWGVWHLPLYLTMWGDAPTFHLLRAVGFIAFCVTFNVVMTWVFNRTGQSLPMAMLLHVGINTTVGLFVASMFPVVGASYDLTNQALLLMATVGAVITIVATRGRLGYRPEPVHAEVTDDLEATRPAVAASPV; the protein is encoded by the coding sequence ATGATCACCGTCACGCCACAGGTACCTGCACCGGCCGAGCGCGGAGGGGTGCTCGACGTCGTCCGGCGCCGCCCGCTCACGGCGTTCGTCGTCCTGGCGCTCGCCGCCAGCTGGCTCGCGTGGATCCCGCTGATCCTGTCGCCCTACGGCCTGGGGATCTGGGACATCCAGGTTCCCGGGGGTACCGGCGGCTACCAGCTCTTCCTGATGCTGCCCGGCGCGTACCTCGGCCCGATCGGCGCCGCGCTGTTCGTCACCGCCGTGACCGACGGCCGTGCCGGTGTGCGGGCGTGGGTGAGGCGTCTGTTCAAGTTCAAGGTGAACTGGCGCTGGTACGCCGGGATCTTCCTGGGCACCCCCGCAGCCGTCCTGCTGTCGTCGTACCTGTTCTCGGCCGGTGACGTCCAGGCGCCGCCGATGGAGAACCTGATCAAGTACCTGCCCATGATCCTCATGCAGATGGTGACGACGGGCCTCGCCGAGGAGCCGGGCTGGCGCGACTTCGCCCTGCCCCGTGCTCAGCGCCTCGTCGGGCCGCTGCGTGCGGCCGCCGGCATCGGTGTCCTGTGGGGCGTGTGGCACCTCCCGCTGTACCTGACCATGTGGGGCGATGCGCCGACCTTCCACCTGCTGCGCGCTGTCGGGTTCATCGCCTTCTGCGTCACGTTCAACGTCGTCATGACCTGGGTCTTCAACCGGACCGGCCAGAGCCTGCCGATGGCGATGCTGCTGCACGTGGGCATCAACACGACCGTCGGCCTCTTCGTCGCCTCCATGTTCCCCGTCGTCGGGGCGAGCTACGACCTGACGAACCAGGCGCTGCTGCTGATGGCGACCGTCGGCGCGGTCATCACGATCGTCGCGACCCGCGGGCGGCTGGGCTACCGGCCGGAGCCGGTGCACGCGGAGGTGACCGACGACCTGGAGGCGACCCGTCCTGCCGTGGCGGCGAGCCCCGTGTGA
- a CDS encoding alpha/beta hydrolase, translating to MPADVPYRPLPLRPDVRYAHGPDSSRQADVPVGETVELVLTDSAAYPGTSRRVWVHVPAHDDDAPPAGLLVVNDGWLYLDPDGEVRGGIVLDNLVHRGDIPFTIGVFVDPGVVVGAEHPKNRNVEYDAFDDRYVTFLLDEIVPMVTARYAVTDDPERWVVCGGSSGGDAAFTAAWMRPDRFRRAVCFLSSFTQMPGGNPYPNLLPRTDRKPLRIFLQAGHRDLNWNAPTRNWLAENLRVAAALAEAGYDFRLVLGDGGHSPNHGGVLLPDALRWALVRSGAAAAPT from the coding sequence GTGCCCGCCGACGTGCCCTACCGGCCTCTGCCGCTCCGCCCGGACGTCAGGTACGCGCACGGCCCCGACTCCTCCCGGCAGGCCGACGTGCCGGTGGGCGAGACCGTCGAGCTGGTCCTCACCGACAGCGCCGCCTACCCGGGGACGTCCCGCCGGGTCTGGGTCCACGTCCCCGCGCACGACGACGACGCGCCGCCCGCCGGGCTCCTGGTGGTCAACGACGGCTGGTTGTACCTCGACCCCGACGGGGAGGTCCGCGGCGGCATCGTCCTGGACAACCTGGTCCACCGGGGCGACATCCCGTTCACGATCGGCGTCTTCGTGGACCCCGGTGTCGTCGTCGGGGCCGAGCACCCCAAGAACCGCAACGTCGAGTACGACGCGTTCGACGACCGCTACGTCACCTTCCTGCTCGACGAGATCGTCCCGATGGTCACCGCCCGGTACGCGGTGACGGACGACCCGGAACGGTGGGTCGTCTGCGGCGGCAGCAGCGGCGGCGACGCCGCGTTCACCGCCGCCTGGATGCGACCGGACCGCTTCCGCCGCGCCGTGTGCTTCCTGTCGAGCTTCACCCAGATGCCCGGCGGCAACCCGTACCCGAACCTGCTGCCCCGCACCGACCGCAAGCCGCTGCGGATCTTCCTGCAGGCCGGTCACCGCGACCTGAACTGGAACGCGCCGACGCGCAACTGGCTGGCCGAGAACCTGCGGGTCGCCGCCGCCCTCGCCGAGGCCGGCTACGACTTCCGCCTGGTCCTCGGCGACGGGGGGCACAGCCCCAACCACGGGGGCGTCCTGCTGCCCGACGCCCTGCGGTGGGCGCTGGTCAGGAGCGGCGCTGCGGCGGCACCCACATGA